In Akkermansiaceae bacterium, the following proteins share a genomic window:
- a CDS encoding PEP-CTERM sorting domain-containing protein (PEP-CTERM proteins occur, often in large numbers, in the proteomes of bacteria that also encode an exosortase, a predicted intramembrane cysteine proteinase. The presence of a PEP-CTERM domain at a protein's C-terminus predicts cleavage within the sorting domain, followed by covalent anchoring to some some component of the (usually Gram-negative) cell surface. Many PEP-CTERM proteins exhibit an unusual sequence composition that includes large numbers of potential glycosylation sites. Expression of one such protein has been shown restore the ability of a bacterium to form floc, a type of biofilm.): MGNTGGFKLYNDALTPGGTKSSSALDNYTIPFTLTADTWTTMRIGFQEQTAGTTTISFYKDGALEGSTTSTELVGNLTEVRGRANVANTDAGSNWLMDNFTVTSVPEPSSAALLGLGGLTLILRRRRG; encoded by the coding sequence ATGGGAAACACAGGTGGTTTCAAACTCTATAACGATGCGCTTACTCCTGGCGGGACCAAGAGCTCATCGGCTTTGGATAATTATACAATCCCCTTCACACTCACTGCCGATACATGGACCACGATGCGTATTGGGTTTCAGGAGCAGACCGCAGGAACTACCACGATTTCATTCTACAAAGATGGCGCCTTGGAAGGAAGCACGACTTCCACCGAGCTGGTCGGCAACCTGACTGAGGTCCGCGGCAGGGCAAACGTGGCAAACACTGACGCTGGCAGCAACTGGCTCATGGATAACTTCACCGTGACCAGCGTCCCCGAGCCATCCTCCGCAGCCCTTCTCGGCCTTGGTGGACTTACCCTGATCCTCCGCCGCCGGAGAGGCTAG
- a CDS encoding PEP-CTERM sorting domain-containing protein (PEP-CTERM proteins occur, often in large numbers, in the proteomes of bacteria that also encode an exosortase, a predicted intramembrane cysteine proteinase. The presence of a PEP-CTERM domain at a protein's C-terminus predicts cleavage within the sorting domain, followed by covalent anchoring to some some component of the (usually Gram-negative) cell surface. Many PEP-CTERM proteins exhibit an unusual sequence composition that includes large numbers of potential glycosylation sites. Expression of one such protein has been shown restore the ability of a bacterium to form floc, a type of biofilm.) has translation MKMKYIIAALAATTLMSNAAISLTADSSTFDYLYEMNVDASTQDQNGGGGVDWFPTAAGGQIIPQDYAGGLASSNQTASPTENLWRGDFNLGGEGSIWREVVSGGSASDWTLEVRFRKRSGTQGTNGWFAIATANLGESNSSALTVLDDRIRLTGGSDYLVGSDFTSGFQTVRIAHDAADNAYYYWINGTLLNADLSTPIAGTNGTAFDNNTFIGDYSGSIAGEWDVDYIRIDEGAFAPVPEPTSAALLGLGGLALILRRRKG, from the coding sequence ATGAAAATGAAATACATAATCGCAGCACTGGCTGCAACAACACTCATGTCCAATGCTGCCATATCCCTAACGGCTGATTCATCCACGTTTGACTACCTCTACGAGATGAACGTTGACGCATCCACGCAGGATCAGAATGGGGGCGGCGGCGTTGACTGGTTCCCGACAGCTGCTGGCGGCCAAATCATTCCCCAAGACTACGCCGGCGGACTTGCATCCTCCAATCAAACCGCTTCTCCTACCGAGAACTTATGGCGCGGGGATTTCAACCTCGGTGGAGAAGGTAGTATCTGGCGTGAGGTCGTGTCAGGAGGTTCCGCATCTGACTGGACCTTGGAGGTTAGATTCAGAAAGAGATCCGGAACCCAAGGTACCAACGGTTGGTTTGCTATTGCCACTGCAAATTTGGGGGAGAGTAACTCAAGTGCACTAACGGTTTTGGACGACCGTATCCGTCTCACGGGTGGATCCGATTATTTAGTTGGATCTGATTTCACGAGTGGATTCCAAACCGTTCGTATTGCACACGATGCCGCGGATAACGCTTATTACTACTGGATTAACGGCACGCTTCTCAACGCAGATCTTTCCACACCCATCGCCGGGACGAATGGCACTGCTTTTGATAACAACACCTTTATCGGTGATTACTCCGGTTCTATCGCAGGTGAGTGGGATGTTGATTACATACGTATTGACGAAGGTGCCTTCGCCCCTGTTCCCGAGCCAACCTCCGCAGCCCTTCTCGGACTCGGCGGACTTGCCCTGATCCTCCGCCGCCGGAAAGGCTAG
- a CDS encoding discoidin domain-containing protein: MKKIIISACAAASLTSLLSAQITSRTSFDGDWKFARFGKMADGTVLPEPGAKPSLISASSTQLGNPAANAIDGDPDTRWCASDESASQWLRLDLGREVKLSGVGVIWEKATKNTFAIAVSRDGAAWKPVVRKQRQGSETQRLKFPTTARYIKLQMDGSGGAWASVRELIALDSNDKPVKPQSPADSDAPASPDQVAFDDSRWRSLDLPHDWAIEGPFSMEIENETGKLPWEGIGWYRKTFDVPAAAAGRNIYIDFDGAMSHARVYINGTFAGEWAYGYNSFRIDATPHLKFGGKNTIAVRLENKPVSTRWYPGAGIYRHVWIVDAPKTHIAHWGTYVTTPEITGEKGTVTVETTLENRAGHTLRYEILDGEKVVASKELAAEDVSKATLTVEDPKRWDIKTPHRYVLRTSVMEEGKVIDQDLTRFGIRTIEWHPQNGFLLNGKRVTLKGVCNHHDLGPLGAAVNTRGMQRQIELLQEMGCNSIRTAHNPPAPEFLDLCDKMGVLVIDELFDIWKLQKYGKVNGYNIDWDKWHEKDVRNFILRDRNHPSIIAWSTGNEIPELGSPDHHWVSSTLTRLIKRYDKTRPVTAGSNAPGAATNGFAKTVDAYGVNYHLHSYEQVDRVLSNMAVYASETSSTVSTRGEYFFPVSWDKGKGFYRFQVSSYDLYAPGWANRPDLQFEMLDKYPRFAGEYVWTGFDYIGEPTPYNQDQSNALNFQNPEERKKYMEQLKKLGNRAPSRSSYFGILDLCGFKKDRFYLYQARWRPELPMAHILPHWNWPERRGKVTPVHVYTSGDEAELFLNGRSLGKRQKGKPHHYRLTWDDVKYASGKLEVVVSKNGKPWAKATKETTGAAKKLELTADRAEIAADGRDLSYLTIRVLDARGREVPRTRLPVHVRVSGPIEIAAIGNGDPTDHTTMKPADPTRAEITAFNGLAQIIVRSKKGEQGKGKIEIIAKRFEKVATMVTTIDNKHDH; the protein is encoded by the coding sequence ATGAAAAAAATCATCATAAGCGCATGCGCCGCCGCCTCGCTCACCTCGCTGTTGTCGGCGCAGATTACCAGTCGCACGTCATTTGACGGCGACTGGAAATTCGCCCGCTTCGGCAAGATGGCGGACGGCACTGTGCTGCCCGAGCCGGGTGCGAAACCCAGCCTGATCAGCGCATCCAGCACGCAGCTTGGAAACCCGGCGGCCAATGCCATTGACGGCGACCCCGACACCCGCTGGTGTGCCTCCGATGAGTCCGCGAGCCAATGGCTGCGCCTTGACCTTGGCCGCGAGGTCAAACTCTCCGGGGTCGGCGTCATCTGGGAAAAGGCCACCAAAAACACCTTCGCCATCGCCGTCTCCCGTGATGGAGCCGCATGGAAGCCGGTTGTCAGGAAACAGCGGCAGGGCAGCGAGACCCAGAGGCTCAAGTTCCCGACCACCGCCCGCTACATCAAGCTGCAGATGGACGGCAGTGGCGGCGCATGGGCCAGTGTGCGCGAGCTGATTGCGCTGGACTCCAACGACAAACCCGTCAAGCCGCAGTCGCCTGCCGACTCCGACGCCCCGGCCAGCCCGGATCAGGTTGCCTTTGATGACTCCAGGTGGCGTTCACTGGACCTTCCCCACGACTGGGCGATCGAGGGGCCGTTCAGCATGGAGATTGAAAACGAAACCGGCAAACTTCCCTGGGAGGGCATCGGCTGGTACCGGAAAACGTTTGACGTCCCCGCCGCAGCCGCCGGGCGCAATATCTACATCGACTTCGACGGCGCCATGTCCCACGCCAGGGTGTACATCAACGGCACCTTCGCCGGTGAGTGGGCCTACGGCTACAACTCCTTCCGCATCGACGCCACGCCGCACCTCAAGTTCGGCGGCAAGAACACCATCGCTGTTAGACTGGAAAACAAACCGGTCTCCACGCGCTGGTATCCCGGCGCCGGCATCTATCGCCACGTCTGGATCGTGGATGCGCCCAAGACCCACATCGCCCACTGGGGCACCTACGTCACCACTCCTGAAATCACCGGTGAAAAAGGCACCGTGACCGTGGAAACCACCCTGGAAAACCGCGCCGGGCATACGCTGCGCTACGAAATCCTCGACGGGGAAAAAGTCGTCGCCAGCAAAGAACTCGCCGCGGAGGATGTCAGCAAGGCGACTCTAACTGTTGAAGACCCGAAACGCTGGGATATCAAGACACCGCATCGTTACGTACTGCGCACCAGCGTGATGGAGGAGGGGAAGGTCATCGACCAGGACCTCACCCGCTTTGGCATCCGCACCATCGAGTGGCACCCGCAAAATGGATTTTTATTGAATGGGAAAAGAGTCACGCTCAAGGGGGTATGCAACCACCACGACCTCGGACCGCTCGGCGCCGCCGTCAATACCCGGGGCATGCAGCGCCAGATTGAGCTGCTTCAGGAAATGGGCTGCAACTCCATCCGCACTGCCCACAACCCACCCGCACCCGAGTTCCTAGACCTCTGCGACAAGATGGGCGTTCTCGTCATCGATGAGCTGTTCGACATCTGGAAACTCCAGAAATACGGCAAGGTCAACGGCTACAACATCGACTGGGACAAGTGGCATGAAAAGGACGTGCGCAACTTCATCCTGCGCGACCGCAACCACCCGAGCATCATCGCCTGGAGCACCGGGAATGAAATCCCTGAGCTGGGCAGCCCCGACCACCACTGGGTGTCGTCCACACTGACGAGGCTGATCAAGCGGTATGACAAAACCCGCCCCGTCACCGCGGGCTCTAACGCCCCCGGTGCCGCGACCAACGGATTTGCAAAAACCGTGGACGCCTACGGCGTGAACTACCACCTGCACTCCTACGAACAGGTGGACAGGGTCCTCTCTAACATGGCTGTCTATGCCTCGGAGACCTCCTCCACCGTCAGTACGCGCGGCGAATACTTTTTCCCGGTCAGTTGGGACAAGGGCAAGGGGTTCTACCGGTTCCAGGTCAGTTCCTATGACCTCTACGCCCCCGGCTGGGCGAACCGGCCCGACCTCCAGTTTGAAATGCTGGACAAGTATCCGCGTTTCGCCGGCGAATACGTCTGGACGGGATTCGACTACATCGGCGAGCCCACTCCGTACAACCAGGACCAGTCGAACGCCCTCAATTTTCAGAACCCGGAGGAACGGAAAAAATACATGGAGCAGCTCAAAAAGCTCGGCAACCGCGCGCCGTCACGCAGCTCCTACTTCGGTATTCTCGACCTCTGTGGATTTAAAAAGGACCGCTTCTACCTCTACCAGGCGCGCTGGCGTCCGGAGCTGCCGATGGCCCACATCCTGCCGCACTGGAACTGGCCGGAGCGCCGGGGCAAGGTGACACCCGTGCATGTTTATACCAGCGGCGACGAGGCGGAACTCTTCCTCAACGGCAGGTCGCTTGGCAAGCGTCAAAAAGGCAAGCCGCACCACTACCGCCTGACCTGGGACGATGTGAAATATGCATCCGGCAAACTGGAGGTCGTGGTCAGCAAAAACGGCAAACCCTGGGCGAAGGCCACCAAGGAAACCACCGGAGCGGCCAAGAAGTTGGAACTCACCGCGGACCGTGCCGAGATTGCGGCGGACGGGCGGGATCTTTCCTACCTCACCATCCGCGTGCTCGATGCCAGGGGACGCGAAGTCCCTCGCACCCGCCTGCCGGTGCATGTCCGGGTCAGCGGACCGATCGAAATTGCCGCCATCGGCAATGGTGACCCCACCGATCACACCACGATGAAACCCGCCGATCCCACCAGGGCCGAAATCACCGCCTTCAACGGCCTCGCCCAGATCATCGTCAGGTCAAAAAAAGGGGAGCAAGGCAAAGGAAAAATCGAAATCATCGCCAAAAGATTCGAAAAAGTGGCAACCATGGTAACGACCATCGATAACAAACACGATCATTAG
- a CDS encoding glycoside hydrolase family 16 protein encodes MTQSSLVILTTLCVLLCLSNRSEALPHADIDGWKLVWRDEFNGRKIDITKWSPCDRGGSDWNNTMTKDAKVFGIGHGRLKLRGIVNRNRSKDKSPFLTGGVTSKGKFAFKHGKIVIRARFDSAKGAWPALWLLGEKGGWPGNGEIDLMEHLNHDNKVYQTVHSAYTKKPGGKNPATSKTTAIKQNDFNTYGIEWDEHKLVFTVNGEKTLTYPRIAAKGDEQWPYKQPFYIIMSMQIGGSWVGPADPKQYPAAMEIDWVRVYERK; translated from the coding sequence ATGACCCAATCATCATTAGTCATTCTTACCACTCTTTGTGTCCTCCTGTGCCTGTCCAACCGTTCCGAAGCATTGCCCCATGCGGATATCGATGGCTGGAAACTGGTCTGGCGCGACGAGTTCAACGGCAGGAAAATTGACATCACCAAATGGTCACCCTGCGATCGTGGTGGATCGGACTGGAACAACACCATGACGAAGGATGCGAAAGTCTTCGGCATTGGCCATGGCCGGTTAAAGCTCCGGGGCATCGTCAACCGGAACCGATCAAAAGACAAATCCCCATTCCTAACAGGAGGAGTGACATCCAAAGGCAAGTTCGCTTTTAAACATGGCAAAATCGTGATCCGGGCACGCTTCGACAGTGCCAAGGGGGCGTGGCCGGCGCTCTGGCTGCTCGGTGAAAAGGGAGGGTGGCCGGGCAATGGCGAGATCGACCTGATGGAGCACCTGAACCACGACAACAAAGTCTACCAAACGGTTCACTCGGCCTACACCAAGAAACCCGGCGGCAAAAACCCCGCCACCTCGAAGACCACCGCCATCAAGCAGAACGATTTCAACACCTACGGCATTGAGTGGGATGAGCACAAGCTGGTGTTCACCGTCAACGGGGAGAAGACATTGACCTATCCCCGCATTGCCGCGAAGGGTGATGAACAATGGCCCTACAAACAGCCGTTCTACATCATCATGTCCATGCAGATCGGCGGGAGCTGGGTGGGACCGGCAGATCCCAAGCAATACCCAGCCGCCATGGAGATCGACTGGGTGAGGGTCTATGAACGGAAATAG